The window CCGTCCCTGCATCTGACGGCGGCGAAGCCGGCTTTGACACCGGTGTTCGGAGACGCTCCGCTGGGCGTGGTGGCGGCCGTACTGTTCACCGCGGCCGCGGGCGTGCTCTTCTGCGAACTGCGCCGCCGCAGTGGGAGTCTGCTGGCGCCGATGGGCCTGCACTGGGCGGTCAACGCGCTCGGCTACGTAGCGGGCTTCCTCCTGCGATGACCGGGTGCCTGCCGCTGCCGTCTCTCAGGCCGAGGAGGCAGACACCGGGAACAGCATGCAGCTGCTGGTGGCGTGGGCGAGCAGGCGGTCCTCCGCGTCGACCAGCTTGGCCTCGGCGAGCGCAGTCCGCCGACCCCGGTTGACGACCGTGCCGATGGCCCGGACCCTGCCCGTGTCCACGGTGATCCGCTTCAGGAACTTCACGTTCAGGTCGAGCGAGGTGTACCCCATGCCCGGCGGGAGCGTGGACTGGACGGCGCAGCCCGCCGCCGAGTCGAGCAGGGTGGCGTAGACGCCGCCGTGCACGCTGCCGATCGGGTTGTAGTGCTCCTCGCCCGGCGTCAGCGAGAACACCGCCCTGCCCTCCTCCACCTCGTCGAGCGTGAAGTCGAGGGTGGACGAGATGGGGGGCGAGGGCAGCCGGCCCGCCAGCATCTCGCGCAGGAAGTCCATGCCGGAGGCGCCCCCGACAGCGGCCGCCGTGACGGCGGGGTCCTCCCACTCGTACGTACGTGTCCGTCCCATGCCTGAGCATCCTCCCCGCTGGCTTCGTCGATCGAAGCTAGCCCTGCCCGCACCTGACTGTCAATGACGAAGCCAGGGTTCTATGATGTCGGGATGGAGTGGCTCGACGTCAGCACCGACAACTGTCCCGTCCAGCGCACGCTCGACGTGGTCGGCGAGAAGTGGACGCTGCTGATCCTGCGCGACGCGGCCAACGGCGTACGCCGGTTCGACGACTTCCGCCGTCATATCGGCCTGTCCGACGCGGTCCTGAGCGACCGGCTCCGCAAGCTGACCGCGGCCGGCATCCTCACGACCGTTCCCTACCGGGAGCCGGGCAGCCGCGCGCGCAACGAGTACCGGCTCACCCGCAAGGGATGGGACCTCTGGCCCGTCCTGGTCGCCCTGCGCCAGTGGGGCGAGACGTACGATCCGGACCCCTCGGGCCCGGTCCTGGACATGCGCCACGCCGACTGCGGGGCCCCGGTGCACGTCGTCGTCGAGTGCGCGGAGGAGCACGTCGCGCTGGCGCCCAGGGAGGTCGCCGCCAAGCCGGGACCGGGCGCCCGGCGCCTGCGCTGAGACCGGGGGCGCATCCTCACGCAAGCATCCGAGGGGGCGAGGCAGTCACGGTCGGGTTTGTGGCGCCACGGCGGCCATGGCCTTGTCGAGGGCGGCGGCGGTGATCGCCCGCAGGGTCGGGTCCCCGGCGGGGTAGGGGGTTCCGGCCGCGGCGGCGCGTTCGCTCAGCGCGGCGACGATCACGTCCTGCATCTGCTGCTGCTTCGACAGGTAGCCGGCGAGCAGGTTCGGCGTACTGAAGATGACCCGCTGGATCGGCGGATCGACATCGTCGTCGTCGAACCCGGATCGATCCGCACCGGATGGGGCGCCATCGCCGCCGAGACGCTCAAGGAGACCTCCAGCAAGGGCGCGTACGCGACCATGGTCGGCAAGGTCGCCACCAATTGTTCAGGCGTCCGGACTCGGGGGAGGGTAGGCGGCGAGCACGAGGTCGATGAGAGCTTTGGCCGCGGCGGACGGGCGACGGTCGGCCGCGGTGATCAGCGAGGGCACGAACAGCGGTTCTGGCCGCACCCTCCGCAGGGTGACACTGCGCGAGCCCGAGGCCACTGACGCGCTCAGAAACGCGAATCCGAAGCCTGCTCTGACGAGTTCGACGACGGTGGGGATGTCGGCCACTTCGACGGCGACCACGCGCCGCAGACCGTTTTCCTGGAACAGCCGGTCGACGCTGAGGCGGGTGCCCCATCCGGAGGGAACGTCCACGAACGGCTCGCCGTCGAGCTCGTCGAGCGCAATGACCTTGCGCTTGGCGAACGGGTGGTCGTCCGGACAGGCCAGCAACATCGGCTCGGACGCCAGCGGGTGCACCGTCAGGCCAGGCGGATAGTCACTGGGCAACGCGGCGAAGGCCAGGTCGAGTCTGCCGTCGATCACCTGGTTGACCAGCTCGACGGAACCGCCCAGGGCGGCGCTCGGGATGATCTGGACCTGCGGGCGTTCCCGGTGGAAGCGGGTCAGCACGGCGGCCAGGTCGATCACGGTCATCGAGTGCATGATGCCCACCCGCACCGAGCCGCGGAGTCCCCCGTGCACGGCGGCGACGGCGTCCCGGGCGGCGTCCGCAGCGGACAGTGTGTTGCGTGCCTCGACGAGGAGCGCCCGGCCGGAGTCGGTGAGTTCGACGTGGTGCGTGGTGCGATCGAACAGCTGGCTGCCGAGCTCGCGTTCCAGTGACCGGATCGAAACGGACAGCGCCGACTGTCCGAGATGGACGCGGGCGGCGGCGCGAGTGAAGCTGCGCTCCTCGGCGACGGCGACGAAGTGTTCCAGGTGCCGCAGCTCCACGTCATGCTCCGGATCAATGACTTTCTTCGAAATTCTTTGTTGGACAGCATAACCGCACCACAGGAGGCTGAAGGGGCTGGGCGCGGCAACGGGCTGCGGCCATCGATCGTCTATCGCGACAAGGACACCCCCTTCATGTCTTCTGTCATCAGCGCCGGAGGTGAGCGGGCCGGGCTCGGTCACCTGCACCCCTCGCATCCCGCGCATCCGCGACGCCGCCTGCACCACTCGTTCGGTTTCTGGGCCGCGACGCTGGCCTTCCTGGTGAACATGGGTTTCTCGGCGGTCCCGACGCCGCTGTATGTGCTGTACCAGCAGCGCGACCACTTCTCCACGATCATGCTCACCGTCGTGTACGCCGTGTACGCGGTCGGGGTGATCGTCAGCCTGTTCCTCGGCGGTCACCTGTCCGACTGGGTGGGGCGCAAGTGGGTGTTCGTGCCCGCGCTGCTGCTCAACGTGGTCAGCGCAGTGATCTTCCTGCTCGCGCCGAGCCTGTCCGGACTGATGGTCGCCAGGATCATCTCCGGCATATCCATCGGCCTCACGACGGCCACGGCCACCGCCTACCTCGGTGAGCTGCACATCGGGGTGCTCGGCGGCGACACGAGCTCGCCGCGCCGCGCCCAGGTCGTCGCCACCGCGGCCAACCTGGGCGGCATCGGCGTCGGCCCGCTGGCCGCCGGCCTGCTGGCCGAGTACGCGCCGCAACCGCTGCGCCTGCCCTACATCCTGTTCGCCGCCGTGCTGCTGGTGCTGGCCCTCCTGGTCGCGCTCTCACCGGAGACCGCGGACCGGCCGGTTCCCGCCCCGCGCTACCGGCCGCAGCGGATCGCCGTACCGCGGCACGCTCGTGGGATGTTCTTCGCCGCCACCGCCACGGGCCTTGCCTCGTTCTCCGTCTACGGCGTGTTCAACTCGCTGGCTCCGAGTTTCCTGGCCGGCACGCTGCACCAGGGCTCGCACGCGGTGGCCGGCGCGGTGGCATTCGCCGCGTTCGCCGCGGGCGCCGTCGCACAGATCGCACTGAGCCGGGCCGACCTGCAACTGTCTCTCCGCATCGGCCCGTTCCTCCTCATCCCGGGCCTCGCGCTCCTTGCAGGCGGGATGTGGCTGCCGAACCTGGCGACGTTCGTGATCGGTGGCGTGCTCACCGGCGCCGGAGGAGGTCTGGCCTTTCGGGGTGCGCTGGTCGCCGCGGGGTCGACGGCCCCGCCGGAGTCTCGGGCCGAGGTGCTTTCCGGCTTCTTTCTCGGCGGGTACATCGGGCTGTCGGTTCCGGTCGTGGGGCTGGGCATCGCCACGCAGTACGTGTCTGCTCGCCTGGTGATGCTGGTGTTCGTGGTGCTCGTGGCCGCCGCCGTGGTGCTGTGCACCCGCTCGGTGCTCGCGCAGCACGCCCAGGGCGACACGGGGGTGCGACCCGAGTGACCTGGTCGCTGACAAGAGTGACCTGGTGGCGATCGAGAAGGACAACTCCCGCATGCCGTAGAGCAGCCGCGCGTGCGCCTGAAGGGGGAAACAGCCACGACCACCACCAATTCACCCCGGCCGGCAGCTCTTGGGCCGGCTCCGACGGAGAGGGGCCTTCGATGCCTCGGTCCATCACCAACACTCTGGTCTCCACTGCGGCCAGAACCGCGACGGTAGGCGGTAGAACCGGCCGACACCGCGGACAGCGCGCAGAGGATGACGGGCCTGTGCCTGGCACACCCGGCACCGGGCACGGGCGTCACCGCCGCACCGCCCCCGCACTATCGATGCGGTCCGACACGAAACGAGGCGTGCCGGGTCGGGAGCGAATCCGACGCGGAGCGCAGCGCGCGCTTCGAACGGGACGCGCTGGCCTTGCTCGACCGGATGTACTCGGCCGCGCTGCGCATGACCGGCAGCCCGGCCGACGCGGAGGAGCTGGTGGAGGAGACGTACGCGAAGGCGTGCGCGTCGTTCCACCACCTCCGTACGGACAGTGAGCTCAAGGCCTGGCTCTACCGCACCCTCATCAACACGCTCATCGACTCCCACCGGGGGAAGTGGAGCGGCAACGTGGCGGAGATCGAGGCGTTGCCGCCGGCGAGCGGCCAGTCCCGTATGTCGACCGGCATGCGCGGGGCCGATGCGCAGGCACTCGAGGCCCTGCCCGCCGCGCGCGTCAAGGCCGTCCTCCAAGCGCTGCCGGAGGAGGAAAGGACCGCCGTCTTCCTGGCGGACGTGGACGAGTTCACCCGCAAGGAGATCGCCGACATCATGGGCAGGCCCGTCGCAACGGTGAACTGATGCCTGCGCCGAGGGCGGCGACAGCTACGTGGGCTGCTGGAGGACTGCGCACGTGAGCGCGGGCTCCTCCCGGCAGGCGGGCGAGATGGTCAGGAATCGGGCTGGTGAGTGCCACCTTGGCACGGGCCCTCGGCCCGGCAGCCGATCTCTCCTGACAGCACCACGCGTTGCGCCACCTCGCCGAAGGCGTCGAAGTCCCGCGTAGCGGAGGGCGGCGCCAACCTGCCCGCCCTGAACCGCCCTTCGGGCGGTCGGATGGGATCCCGGGCTGACGGCAGATCTGTCCACGACCTTCGAAGAAAGTCGCGTGCAGCGCGCTGATCTGGGGC of the Streptomyces sp. NBC_00287 genome contains:
- a CDS encoding PaaI family thioesterase; protein product: MGRTRTYEWEDPAVTAAAVGGASGMDFLREMLAGRLPSPPISSTLDFTLDEVEEGRAVFSLTPGEEHYNPIGSVHGGVYATLLDSAAGCAVQSTLPPGMGYTSLDLNVKFLKRITVDTGRVRAIGTVVNRGRRTALAEAKLVDAEDRLLAHATSSCMLFPVSASSA
- a CDS encoding winged helix-turn-helix transcriptional regulator, encoding MEWLDVSTDNCPVQRTLDVVGEKWTLLILRDAANGVRRFDDFRRHIGLSDAVLSDRLRKLTAAGILTTVPYREPGSRARNEYRLTRKGWDLWPVLVALRQWGETYDPDPSGPVLDMRHADCGAPVHVVVECAEEHVALAPREVAAKPGPGARRLR
- a CDS encoding LysR family transcriptional regulator; this translates as MELRHLEHFVAVAEERSFTRAAARVHLGQSALSVSIRSLERELGSQLFDRTTHHVELTDSGRALLVEARNTLSAADAARDAVAAVHGGLRGSVRVGIMHSMTVIDLAAVLTRFHRERPQVQIIPSAALGGSVELVNQVIDGRLDLAFAALPSDYPPGLTVHPLASEPMLLACPDDHPFAKRKVIALDELDGEPFVDVPSGWGTRLSVDRLFQENGLRRVVAVEVADIPTVVELVRAGFGFAFLSASVASGSRSVTLRRVRPEPLFVPSLITAADRRPSAAAKALIDLVLAAYPPPSPDA
- a CDS encoding MFS transporter, which codes for MFQVPQLHVMLRINDFLRNSLLDSITAPQEAEGAGRGNGLRPSIVYRDKDTPFMSSVISAGGERAGLGHLHPSHPAHPRRRLHHSFGFWAATLAFLVNMGFSAVPTPLYVLYQQRDHFSTIMLTVVYAVYAVGVIVSLFLGGHLSDWVGRKWVFVPALLLNVVSAVIFLLAPSLSGLMVARIISGISIGLTTATATAYLGELHIGVLGGDTSSPRRAQVVATAANLGGIGVGPLAAGLLAEYAPQPLRLPYILFAAVLLVLALLVALSPETADRPVPAPRYRPQRIAVPRHARGMFFAATATGLASFSVYGVFNSLAPSFLAGTLHQGSHAVAGAVAFAAFAAGAVAQIALSRADLQLSLRIGPFLLIPGLALLAGGMWLPNLATFVIGGVLTGAGGGLAFRGALVAAGSTAPPESRAEVLSGFFLGGYIGLSVPVVGLGIATQYVSARLVMLVFVVLVAAAVVLCTRSVLAQHAQGDTGVRPE